A part of Marinobacter szutsaonensis genomic DNA contains:
- the ggt gene encoding gamma-glutamyltransferase, producing MRIIVLLLLMTCLPTVWAQAILEGERFHPVQGKHGMVATSHTLATEVALEVLKDGGNAVDAAVTAGFALAVTQPRSGNIGGGGFMLVSPGDGSAPEAIDYREKAPAAASETMFQDEDGNAVTNRSRFTHLAAGVPGTVAGLALALERHGAISLKDALAPAIKLARDGFIVPHRFTEGLEQAKERLQRWPATLETFYKEDGSAWQPGERFRQPELAATLQRIADNGVEGFYEGETARLIAEEMQRNGGLITEQDLRDYEPAIREPVHGTYRGHDIYSMSPPSSGGTHIVQILNILEGYPISDWGHNSASTIHHMAEAMKLAYADRSQYLGDTDYVDVPLSGLTSKAYAGGLRETIQPDQARPASEIGPGEPAAYESPETTHFSVVDRWGNAVSNTYTINFSYGSGITVAGAGFLLNNEMDDFSAKPGVPNAYGLIGGEANKVEPGKRMLSSMSPTIVRKDGKNFLVTGSPGGSRIITTTLQVVMNVIDHNMNIQTAVSVPRIHHQWLPDEIRIEQGVSPDTVQRLQDKGHTVVTKSAMGAIQSILIGPDGTLYGGADPRRSTSSAMGY from the coding sequence ATGCGGATAATCGTGCTTTTACTGCTGATGACTTGCCTGCCCACGGTCTGGGCCCAGGCCATTCTTGAGGGTGAACGTTTCCACCCGGTCCAGGGCAAACATGGCATGGTGGCCACCAGCCATACCCTCGCTACGGAGGTGGCACTGGAGGTACTCAAAGACGGCGGAAATGCGGTTGATGCCGCCGTTACGGCGGGCTTTGCCCTGGCCGTCACTCAACCCCGCTCCGGCAATATTGGCGGAGGCGGTTTCATGCTGGTGTCACCTGGCGACGGCAGTGCTCCCGAAGCTATCGATTACCGGGAGAAAGCGCCGGCGGCCGCCAGTGAAACCATGTTCCAGGATGAGGATGGCAATGCGGTCACTAACCGCAGCCGGTTTACCCACCTGGCCGCCGGCGTACCGGGCACGGTCGCCGGTCTGGCGCTGGCCCTGGAGCGCCATGGCGCTATCAGCCTCAAGGACGCCCTGGCACCGGCCATCAAACTCGCCCGGGACGGCTTTATCGTGCCACACCGGTTCACCGAGGGCCTGGAACAGGCAAAGGAGCGGCTGCAGCGCTGGCCCGCGACCCTCGAGACCTTCTACAAGGAAGACGGCTCGGCCTGGCAACCGGGTGAGCGGTTCCGTCAACCTGAACTGGCCGCCACGCTCCAGCGGATTGCCGATAACGGCGTCGAGGGCTTCTACGAGGGCGAAACCGCCCGCCTCATCGCCGAGGAAATGCAGCGCAATGGCGGCCTGATCACCGAACAGGACCTGCGGGACTACGAACCGGCCATCCGCGAGCCGGTCCACGGCACCTATCGCGGCCACGACATCTATTCCATGTCGCCACCCTCCTCCGGCGGCACCCATATCGTGCAGATCCTGAACATCCTGGAGGGCTACCCCATTTCCGACTGGGGACACAACTCCGCCAGCACCATCCACCACATGGCCGAGGCCATGAAACTGGCCTACGCCGACCGCTCGCAATACCTGGGGGATACCGACTATGTGGACGTCCCGCTCTCCGGCCTCACCAGCAAAGCCTATGCCGGGGGCCTGCGTGAGACCATCCAGCCGGACCAGGCCCGCCCCGCCAGCGAAATCGGCCCCGGCGAGCCCGCGGCCTACGAAAGCCCCGAGACCACTCATTTTTCCGTGGTGGATCGCTGGGGCAACGCGGTTTCCAACACCTACACCATCAACTTCAGCTACGGCTCGGGCATCACCGTGGCCGGCGCCGGTTTCCTGCTCAACAACGAAATGGACGACTTCAGCGCCAAGCCCGGCGTGCCCAATGCCTACGGCCTGATCGGCGGCGAAGCCAACAAGGTGGAACCCGGCAAGCGCATGCTCAGCTCCATGTCGCCCACCATTGTCCGCAAGGACGGCAAAAACTTCCTGGTCACCGGCAGCCCGGGCGGCTCCAGGATCATTACCACCACCTTGCAGGTAGTAATGAACGTGATTGACCATAATATGAATATACAGACCGCGGTGAGCGTGCCCCGGATACACCATCAATGGCTTCCGGACGAAATCCGCATTGAACAGGGCGTCAGCCCGGATACCGTTCAACGGCTTCAGGACAAGGGCCACACGGTGGTGACCAAATCCGCCATGGGTGCCATCCAGAGCATCCTGATCGGCCCGGATGGTACGCTGTATGGAGGCGCCGATCCGCGTCGGAGCACCTCATCGGCCATGGGGTATTGA
- the ftsH gene encoding ATP-dependent zinc metalloprotease FtsH — protein sequence MTAPQGPDQQKPGDNNPQPAIPNQFAFLWLSAAIFLMVLWLQDGDQPRQQELAYSEFKTAVAERQVAEVTLKSESIVGMFNDQGMTDFSAESQARQPTTGFHTVRPPMEDPELLPLLEQNDVTIRATSSELPWWQQLIQAFLPWILLLALMFWFWGAAQRRMTQGGGLFDYAKSKARRARPETSHTTLDDVAGIESAKREITEIIDFLKSPERFRRLGAVMPKGVLLVGPPGTGKTLLARAIAGEADVPFFSISASEFIEMFVGVGAARVRDMFQTARKEAPALIFIDELDAVGRSRGTGLGGGHDEREQTLNQILTEMDGFEEHENILVLAATNRPDVLDSALLRPGRFDRTITLDRPHKDAREAILNVHVRKVPLADDVNLTEVAARTIGFSGADLKNLVNEAALTAVRENKDKVDAQCFDEARDRLILGEERDARLTPDEKQAVAYHESGHAIMAYFMPKADPLTKITIIPHGMAMGVTEQTPREDRYTYTESYLKDRIKVMLGGRSAEKIVYSEVSTGAQNDLKEATKLLRKMIGQWGMSEKLGPMGLSIGEEHVFLGREMGAPREFSEKMAEMIDGEIQSKLLEMEKATVDFLNEHRNHLDALAKVLLKKETLSAEEIDEILRKEDARKIA from the coding sequence ATGACAGCACCACAGGGACCTGACCAGCAGAAACCGGGCGACAACAACCCGCAACCCGCGATCCCCAACCAGTTTGCCTTTCTCTGGTTGAGCGCCGCCATCTTCCTGATGGTGCTGTGGTTGCAGGACGGTGACCAGCCACGGCAGCAGGAACTCGCCTATTCCGAGTTCAAGACCGCCGTGGCGGAACGTCAAGTTGCCGAAGTCACCCTGAAGTCCGAGTCGATCGTCGGCATGTTCAACGATCAGGGCATGACCGACTTCAGCGCCGAAAGCCAGGCCCGGCAACCGACCACCGGCTTCCACACGGTACGGCCACCCATGGAAGACCCGGAACTGCTGCCCCTGCTTGAGCAGAACGACGTCACCATCCGGGCCACGAGCTCCGAACTGCCCTGGTGGCAACAGCTGATCCAGGCATTCCTGCCGTGGATTCTGCTGCTGGCCCTGATGTTCTGGTTCTGGGGCGCCGCCCAGCGGCGGATGACCCAGGGCGGTGGCCTGTTCGACTACGCGAAATCCAAGGCCCGCCGGGCCCGCCCGGAAACCTCCCACACCACTCTGGACGATGTTGCCGGGATTGAATCCGCCAAGCGGGAAATCACCGAGATCATCGACTTCCTGAAATCCCCGGAACGATTCCGCCGGCTCGGCGCGGTGATGCCCAAGGGCGTGCTGCTGGTCGGCCCGCCGGGCACCGGCAAGACCCTGCTGGCGCGGGCCATCGCCGGAGAGGCGGACGTACCCTTCTTTAGCATCAGCGCCTCGGAGTTCATCGAAATGTTTGTTGGTGTGGGCGCGGCCCGGGTCCGGGACATGTTTCAGACCGCCCGGAAAGAAGCCCCGGCGCTGATTTTCATTGACGAACTGGACGCTGTCGGCCGCTCCCGGGGTACCGGCCTGGGTGGCGGTCACGATGAGCGGGAACAGACCCTGAACCAGATCCTGACCGAAATGGACGGCTTCGAGGAACATGAGAATATTCTCGTACTGGCCGCCACCAACCGACCGGACGTACTGGACAGCGCCCTGCTCCGCCCCGGTCGCTTTGACCGCACCATCACCCTGGACCGTCCTCACAAGGATGCCCGGGAAGCCATTCTGAACGTCCATGTCCGCAAGGTTCCGCTGGCAGATGACGTGAATCTTACCGAGGTTGCCGCCCGCACCATCGGCTTCTCCGGGGCCGACCTGAAGAACCTGGTAAACGAGGCTGCCCTGACCGCGGTCCGTGAGAACAAGGACAAAGTGGACGCCCAGTGCTTCGACGAGGCACGGGACCGCCTGATTCTGGGCGAAGAACGGGATGCCCGGCTAACTCCGGACGAAAAACAGGCCGTGGCCTACCACGAAAGCGGCCACGCAATCATGGCCTACTTCATGCCGAAGGCGGACCCGCTTACCAAGATCACTATCATCCCTCACGGCATGGCCATGGGCGTGACCGAGCAGACCCCCAGGGAAGACCGGTACACCTACACCGAGAGCTACCTGAAAGACCGCATCAAGGTCATGCTCGGCGGCCGCTCGGCGGAAAAGATCGTCTATAGCGAAGTCAGCACCGGCGCACAGAACGACCTCAAGGAAGCCACCAAGCTATTGCGCAAGATGATTGGTCAATGGGGCATGAGCGAGAAGCTCGGTCCCATGGGGCTGAGCATAGGTGAGGAACACGTTTTCCTGGGTCGCGAAATGGGCGCTCCCCGGGAATTCAGTGAAAAGATGGCGGAAATGATCGACGGTGAAATCCAATCCAAACTGCTTGAGATGGAGAAAGCCACCGTGGACTTCCTGAACGAACACCGAAATCACCTGGACGCGCTGGCCAAGGTACTACTGAAAAAAGAGACGCTGTCAGCGGAGGAAATCGACGAAATCCTGCGCAAGGAAGACGCTCGCAAAATCGCCTGA
- a CDS encoding ATP-binding protein — protein MTVPAPLNIDQVYHRCPPEKLDFETTETLEDLELPCGQERVLRALEFGASMEGRGFNLFVLGPSGAGKQELVERFLGRHAGEKEVPPDWCHVYNFKNADRPKALRFPAGQGRVFRKDMNDFTDELRTAIPATFESEEYQSRIQELQEEMAKRQHQGLFDIQEEANRNNIAMITTPAGFTFAPMRDGEVIDPEEYKKFSDEEKQLVESKVEELQKKLQQTIQQIPRLRKEVRERVHALNEEMVQITLGGPMGELREKWSHLPEVVAHLDAVREDVVEHAEAFQDGESGPPAGLLVRYKVNLLVDNAETQGAPVIYEDLPNHQHLTGQIEHRARQGTLYTDFTLIKGGAMHRASGGYLIIDSRRVLTQPMAWESLKRILFSGEIRIESLERLYGLVSTTSLQPEPIPVSVKVVLLGDRMLYYLLSHYDPDFLDLFKVEADFEDDLDRDDGCYVLYARMIASMARGVKARPLTRDGVARLIEHASRLASDQRKLTAHDRVLRDLLSEADHWAGQDGAELITDEYIQQAIDEREYRASRVRERSMEQITRGIVKIATEGQEVGQVNGLSVLRLGASMFGQPTRITATARPGKGQVVDIEREAKLGGPIHSKAVMILSRFLASRYAGEGELSLSASLAFEQSYGGVEGDSASVAETCVLLSAIAGVPLKQSFAVTGSMNQHGEVQAVGGVNEKIEGFFSVCRNSGNLGNQGVLLPESNVEHLMLRKDVRDAMGDGRFTIYPISDINEAIELLTGMEPGVADENGDYPEGSFNRKVQDRLSAFAEVGKKRDDDKDNGNGNGGKSDDD, from the coding sequence ATGACAGTACCCGCACCGCTGAACATTGATCAGGTTTATCACCGTTGTCCTCCGGAGAAACTGGATTTTGAGACCACGGAAACTCTCGAGGACCTCGAATTGCCTTGCGGCCAGGAGCGGGTACTGCGGGCGCTGGAGTTCGGCGCCAGCATGGAAGGCCGGGGATTCAACCTCTTCGTGCTGGGGCCCTCGGGAGCCGGAAAACAGGAGTTGGTGGAGCGTTTTCTGGGCAGGCATGCAGGCGAAAAGGAAGTTCCGCCGGACTGGTGCCATGTCTATAACTTCAAGAACGCTGACCGCCCCAAGGCGCTGCGTTTTCCGGCCGGCCAGGGCCGCGTTTTCCGTAAGGACATGAACGATTTTACCGACGAGCTGCGTACAGCCATCCCGGCGACGTTCGAGAGTGAGGAGTACCAGTCCCGGATTCAGGAGCTCCAGGAGGAGATGGCCAAGCGCCAACACCAGGGGCTGTTCGATATCCAGGAAGAGGCCAACCGCAACAACATTGCCATGATCACCACGCCGGCGGGGTTTACCTTTGCCCCCATGCGGGATGGCGAGGTGATCGATCCCGAGGAATACAAGAAATTCTCCGATGAGGAAAAGCAGCTCGTCGAATCCAAGGTGGAGGAGTTGCAGAAAAAACTCCAGCAGACCATCCAGCAGATTCCCCGGCTGCGCAAAGAAGTTCGTGAGCGGGTTCATGCCCTGAATGAGGAGATGGTTCAGATTACCCTCGGTGGGCCCATGGGTGAGCTGCGCGAGAAGTGGTCGCACTTGCCCGAAGTGGTGGCGCATCTGGACGCCGTGAGGGAGGACGTGGTCGAGCATGCCGAAGCCTTCCAGGATGGCGAAAGCGGTCCACCGGCCGGCCTGTTGGTGCGCTACAAGGTCAATCTGCTGGTGGACAACGCCGAGACCCAGGGCGCTCCGGTGATCTATGAAGACCTGCCCAATCACCAGCACCTGACCGGCCAGATCGAGCACCGGGCGCGCCAGGGCACGCTGTATACAGATTTCACCCTGATCAAGGGCGGTGCCATGCACCGGGCCAGCGGTGGTTACCTGATTATCGACTCCCGGCGTGTGCTGACCCAGCCCATGGCCTGGGAGAGTCTCAAGCGAATCCTGTTCTCGGGCGAAATCCGCATCGAGTCTCTGGAGCGGCTTTATGGCCTGGTGAGTACCACCAGCCTTCAACCGGAACCGATTCCGGTTTCGGTGAAAGTGGTCCTTCTCGGAGACCGGATGCTGTACTACCTCCTGTCCCATTACGATCCGGACTTCCTGGACCTGTTCAAGGTGGAAGCGGATTTTGAGGATGATCTGGATCGGGACGATGGCTGTTACGTGCTTTATGCCAGGATGATTGCCTCCATGGCCAGAGGGGTCAAAGCGCGGCCGCTGACCCGGGATGGCGTGGCCCGTCTGATCGAGCATGCCAGCCGCCTGGCCAGTGACCAGCGCAAGCTCACCGCCCATGACCGGGTCCTGAGGGACCTGCTCAGTGAGGCCGACCATTGGGCCGGGCAGGATGGCGCAGAACTCATCACTGATGAGTACATCCAGCAGGCCATTGATGAGCGTGAATACCGGGCCAGCCGGGTGCGTGAACGCAGCATGGAGCAGATCACCCGCGGCATTGTGAAGATCGCTACCGAAGGCCAGGAAGTGGGCCAGGTGAATGGCCTGTCCGTGCTCAGGCTGGGTGCCTCCATGTTCGGCCAGCCCACCCGGATTACCGCCACCGCCCGCCCGGGCAAGGGCCAGGTCGTGGATATCGAGCGGGAGGCCAAACTGGGCGGCCCGATCCATAGCAAGGCGGTAATGATCCTGTCCAGGTTCCTGGCCAGCCGCTATGCCGGAGAGGGGGAGTTGTCGCTCTCGGCCAGCCTGGCCTTTGAGCAGTCCTATGGTGGTGTGGAAGGGGATTCGGCTTCGGTGGCTGAAACCTGTGTCCTGCTTTCTGCGATTGCCGGAGTGCCGCTTAAGCAGAGTTTTGCGGTCACCGGGTCCATGAACCAGCACGGCGAGGTCCAGGCCGTGGGCGGAGTCAACGAGAAAATCGAGGGCTTTTTCAGTGTCTGCCGGAATTCCGGCAACCTGGGTAATCAGGGCGTGTTGTTGCCGGAAAGCAATGTCGAGCACCTGATGCTCAGGAAGGATGTCCGGGACGCCATGGGTGACGGCCGTTTTACCATCTATCCGATATCGGACATCAACGAAGCGATCGAGTTGCTGACCGGTATGGAGCCGGGCGTTGCCGACGAAAACGGTGACTACCCGGAGGGCAGCTTCAATCGGAAGGTCCAGGACCGCCTCTCGGCCTTCGCTGAAGTGGGCAAGAAGCGGGACGATGACAAGGACAACGGCAATGGTAACGGAGGCAAGAGTGACGATGACTGA
- the purU gene encoding formyltetrahydrofolate deformylase — MEHTYRLVISCPDRVGIVAKVSNFLSTYNGWITEASHHSDTQTGWFFMRHEIKAESIPFGLDQFRAAFEPIAREFNMNWHIADSARPKRVILMCSKESHCLADLLHRWHSKELNAEIVAVISNHDDLRRMVEWHEIPYHHVPVSKENKAEAFAHIEELFEKYETDVVVLARYMQILPAELCEKYAGKVINIHHSFLPSFAGARPYHQAYSRGVKLIGATCHYVTQDLDEGPIIEQDVIRINHSDSIEDMVRLGKDVEKNVLARGLRAHVEDRVITYENKTVVFG, encoded by the coding sequence ATGGAGCATACCTATCGTCTTGTGATTTCCTGCCCGGATCGGGTCGGAATCGTTGCCAAGGTGAGTAATTTCCTGTCCACCTACAATGGCTGGATTACCGAGGCGAGCCACCATTCGGACACCCAGACCGGCTGGTTCTTCATGCGTCACGAGATCAAGGCCGAGTCCATCCCGTTCGGGCTGGACCAGTTCCGTGCCGCGTTCGAGCCCATTGCCCGCGAGTTCAACATGAACTGGCATATTGCCGACTCCGCGCGGCCAAAGCGGGTCATCCTGATGTGCAGCAAGGAATCCCACTGTCTGGCGGATCTCCTGCACCGCTGGCACAGCAAGGAGCTGAATGCCGAGATCGTCGCGGTGATTTCCAACCATGATGATCTGCGCCGCATGGTCGAATGGCATGAAATCCCGTATCACCACGTGCCGGTGAGCAAGGAGAACAAGGCCGAGGCATTCGCCCACATCGAGGAACTGTTCGAGAAGTACGAAACCGATGTGGTGGTCCTGGCCCGCTATATGCAAATCCTCCCGGCCGAGCTGTGTGAAAAGTACGCCGGCAAGGTGATCAATATCCATCACAGCTTCCTGCCGTCCTTCGCCGGAGCGCGCCCTTACCATCAGGCTTACAGTCGCGGGGTGAAGCTGATCGGGGCCACCTGCCATTACGTGACCCAGGATCTCGATGAAGGCCCGATCATCGAACAGGACGTCATCCGCATCAACCACAGCGATTCCATCGAAGACATGGTCCGCCTGGGCAAGGATGTGGAGAAAAACGTGCTGGCGCGCGGCCTGCGGGCCCATGTTGAGGACCGGGTGATTACCTACGAAAACAAGACCGTGGTGTTTGGTTAA
- a CDS encoding YkoF family thiamine/hydroxymethylpyrimidine-binding protein, translating to MYLSVQLSCYPLKDDYKQPIWDLIARLEQSGLEVYSGRMSTEIFGEYDEVMKVLSDTMKWSFETYGKSVFVAKIMEGDRRPR from the coding sequence ATGTATCTTTCAGTACAACTGAGCTGCTATCCGCTCAAGGATGACTACAAACAGCCGATCTGGGATCTCATTGCCCGACTTGAACAATCCGGGCTGGAGGTGTATTCCGGACGTATGAGTACAGAAATCTTTGGCGAGTACGATGAAGTCATGAAGGTTCTCTCGGATACCATGAAATGGTCATTCGAGACCTACGGCAAATCGGTATTCGTCGCAAAAATCATGGAGGGCGATCGGAGGCCCAGATGA
- a CDS encoding DUF2202 domain-containing protein yields the protein MNTKPFITAALIGSMFASSVALAAGGPGYGKQSMMLAEATETSSTEATSSTDTVVVDDSSLTEIETDDLKYMREEEKLARDVYLTMDQYWGQQTQVFAKIALSEEDHTSTVDYLLDKFEVEDPVVNDTIGVFTNEELQALYNELVAKGKTSFINALYVGALIEEKDMRDILAAINQTDERPIILAYSNLLDGSKSHLQAFVSVIEDQGLTYEAQILDPEEVELILEDESSLDDDDDDDHDDED from the coding sequence ATGAACACGAAACCCTTTATCACCGCCGCCCTTATCGGTTCCATGTTTGCGAGCAGTGTTGCCCTGGCTGCCGGAGGGCCTGGCTACGGCAAGCAGAGCATGATGCTGGCCGAAGCAACAGAAACCTCTTCAACTGAAGCAACATCTTCAACCGATACCGTCGTTGTGGATGACAGCAGTCTTACCGAGATCGAAACTGACGATCTCAAGTACATGCGTGAAGAAGAGAAACTCGCACGGGACGTGTATCTGACCATGGACCAGTACTGGGGGCAGCAAACCCAGGTCTTCGCCAAGATCGCCCTGTCCGAGGAAGATCACACCAGCACGGTCGACTACCTGCTGGACAAATTTGAGGTGGAAGACCCGGTGGTAAACGACACCATTGGCGTGTTCACCAATGAAGAGCTTCAGGCGCTTTATAATGAGCTCGTTGCCAAGGGAAAGACCTCCTTTATCAACGCCCTTTATGTCGGCGCGCTGATTGAAGAAAAGGATATGCGGGACATCCTGGCAGCCATCAACCAGACCGATGAACGCCCGATCATCCTGGCCTACTCCAACCTGCTCGACGGCTCCAAGAGCCATCTGCAGGCCTTCGTGAGCGTAATCGAAGACCAGGGCCTGACCTATGAGGCACAGATTCTCGATCCTGAAGAGGTGGAGTTGATCCTTGAGGACGAGAGTTCCCTCGACGACGATGACGATGACGACCACGACGACGAGGACTAA
- a CDS encoding universal stress protein — protein MTEQPESVTAEPGSGRVLVLLDGSRLSLSALEAAADIAAMRGHDILGVFVEEVNLLRSSGFDFAREIGASSGATRPLDSALLEMRMRSLAEQARRSLQRAVASRGLRQALKLCRGSVIEEVLGLVGPDDLVVMGRAGWSAAPGSRLGSTARGLIRQAPGDVLLWAEIQRRPGHGVVVLLNDDQGANHRALAVGIEQARRHHQPLTVLVRSHGEGGQEVVRAIEEQLIARGAGARVRLIPRASAAEVARILRRERPSELVVSRQCSVFDEQGADQLLVELNLPVTVTP, from the coding sequence ATGACTGAGCAGCCCGAATCCGTCACCGCCGAACCCGGTTCAGGCCGGGTACTTGTCCTGCTGGATGGCTCCAGGCTCAGCCTGTCGGCGCTGGAGGCAGCAGCCGACATAGCGGCAATGCGGGGGCATGACATTCTCGGGGTGTTTGTCGAGGAAGTGAACCTGCTGCGCAGTTCCGGTTTTGACTTTGCCCGGGAGATTGGCGCCAGTTCGGGCGCCACGCGCCCGTTGGATTCCGCATTACTGGAAATGCGCATGCGCTCGCTTGCGGAACAGGCACGCCGTTCGTTGCAGCGGGCGGTGGCAAGCCGCGGTCTGCGCCAGGCACTGAAGTTGTGCCGGGGCAGTGTGATTGAGGAGGTTCTCGGTCTGGTAGGTCCGGATGATCTGGTGGTGATGGGGCGCGCCGGATGGTCGGCGGCACCCGGCTCCCGGTTGGGCTCCACTGCCCGGGGATTGATTCGCCAGGCCCCGGGGGATGTGCTGCTCTGGGCCGAGATCCAGCGCCGTCCCGGCCATGGTGTGGTTGTGCTCCTCAACGACGACCAGGGCGCCAACCATCGGGCGCTGGCCGTAGGAATCGAACAGGCACGACGCCACCACCAGCCGCTGACGGTACTGGTGCGCAGCCACGGAGAGGGTGGTCAGGAGGTGGTCAGGGCCATCGAGGAACAGTTGATTGCCCGCGGTGCAGGTGCGCGGGTCCGTCTTATTCCCCGCGCCAGCGCGGCCGAAGTGGCCCGGATACTTCGCCGGGAACGCCCTTCCGAGCTGGTGGTCAGCCGGCAGTGCAGTGTGTTCGATGAACAGGGTGCCGATCAGCTACTGGTCGAACTGAATCTGCCGGTGACCGTAACACCCTGA
- a CDS encoding divalent cation transporter, whose amino-acid sequence MFLDIVYIIVLTAAAGACIPAGGLLASFEHIRPNWLEQEFRHFLIAFGGGILLGAVAVVLVPEGRASMHGSIWSIPIILMGGLLFFGVERVLGLRRREAPQLTGLMLDYIPEATALGGLIVVNPGMAALLAALIALQNLPEGFNAYRELCDQPDYTSRKTLGFMSSLVMTGPIAGLLGYFVLSDHQAILGGIMLFASGGILYLIFQDIAPQARLDRHWGPPLGAVLGFCLALFSEMLVAHA is encoded by the coding sequence ATGTTTCTGGATATTGTCTATATCATTGTCCTGACCGCGGCGGCGGGTGCGTGTATCCCCGCCGGTGGTTTGCTGGCGAGCTTTGAGCACATCAGGCCGAACTGGCTTGAGCAGGAGTTTCGCCATTTCCTGATCGCCTTTGGCGGTGGGATTCTGCTCGGGGCGGTTGCGGTGGTGCTGGTGCCAGAGGGGCGTGCCAGCATGCACGGGTCGATTTGGAGCATCCCCATCATCTTGATGGGTGGGCTGCTGTTTTTCGGGGTTGAGCGGGTGCTGGGTCTGCGGCGCCGGGAAGCACCACAGTTGACCGGTTTGATGCTCGATTACATTCCGGAAGCAACGGCTCTTGGCGGCCTGATCGTGGTCAATCCCGGGATGGCGGCACTGCTGGCGGCATTGATTGCTCTGCAGAACCTGCCGGAGGGTTTCAATGCCTACCGCGAGCTCTGTGATCAGCCGGACTACACCTCAAGGAAGACGCTTGGATTCATGAGTTCCCTGGTCATGACGGGGCCCATAGCCGGCCTGCTTGGTTACTTTGTGCTGTCAGACCATCAGGCCATACTGGGCGGCATCATGCTCTTTGCGTCCGGCGGAATCCTGTATCTGATCTTTCAGGACATTGCGCCCCAGGCCCGGCTGGACCGGCATTGGGGGCCGCCCCTTGGTGCCGTGCTCGGATTCTGTCTGGCCCTGTTCAGTGAGATGCTTGTGGCACACGCCTGA